The following DNA comes from Spirulina major PCC 6313.
CTTCATTGATGCAGCGATTCACAATGTCAGCGGCTCCCTGCTGCAAGGGATCGTGATCGTGGCGGTGATTATGCTGCTGTTTTTGATGAACTGGCGTACTGCGATCATTACCCTCAGTGCGATTCCCCTGTCGTTGCTCGTGGGGTTGATGTTCATGAAGGCTTTTGGGTTGAGCATCAACACCATGACCCTGGGCGGGCTGGTGGTGGCGATTGGGTCGGTGGTGGATGATTCGATTGTGGATATGGAAAACTGCGATCGCGGTCTACGCCAAAACCAAGCCCAGGGCAACCCCAAGCACCCGTTTCAAGTGGTCTATGAAACCTCGGTGGAGGTGCGCTTGGCGGTGATTTTTTCCACGGTGATTATCATCGTTGTGTTTGCCCCGATCTTTAGCCTGACGGGGGTTGAAGGCCGGATTTTTGCGCCAATGGGTTTAGCCTATCTGTTCTCGATCGCCGCTTCTACCCTCGTCGCCATGACCCTGTCCCCGGCCCTCTGTGCCCTTTTATTGGCCGATCAACCCCTTCCCCCAGAGGGTACGGTGGTGTCTCGCTGGGTTGAACGGCTCTATCGTCCGTTGCTGCGGCTTTCCCTGCGATCGCCCCAGATCATCCTCGGTGCGGCCCTCGCGGCCTTGGTGGCCAGTGCTGCCCTCGTGCCCTCCTTGGGGCGAGTCTTTTTACCCGAATTTCAAGAACGCTCCTTGGTCAACTCCATGGTGCTGTTTCCGGGGGTCTCCCTCGACATCACCACGGGCGCAGGCAAAGCCTTGGCCAATTCATTACAGGACAATCCTTTGTATGACTGGGTGCAGGTGCGGGCCGGTCGCGCTCCCGGTGATGCGGATGGGGCTGGGGTGAACATGGCCCACGTAGATATTGAACTCAGTGCTGCGGCCCTGCAAGATCGTGAGGCCAGCGTCCAGCAATTGCGAGCGGCGTTTTTGCAACTGCCCGGTGTTGCGCCCAACATCGGCGGGTTTATCTCCCACCGCATGGATGAGGTGCTGTCGGGGGTGCGCAGTGCGATCGCCATCAAAATCTTCGGCCCCGACTTAGCCCAACTCCGCAGCATCGGCGAACAAGTCCGCAACAGGATCGAACCGATCGCGGGGGTGGTAGACCTCCAACTCGAACCCCAGTTACCGATCCGCCAGGTGCAAATCCAGTACGATCGCACCGCCGCCGCCGCCTACGGCCTCCGCATGGATCACCTCTCCGAATTGGTAGAAACCGCCCTCAATGGTCGCGTCGTCTCCCAAGTCGAAGAAAATCAGCAGTTTGTTGATATTGTCGTCTCGCTCCCCGCCGCCGCTCGGAGTCATCTGGATGCGATCCGGGCGATTCCCCTCTCCACGCCCACGGGGGAGATGATCAGCCTCGGAGACGTGGCGACGGTGGACTACGGCATGGGGGCGAATGTGGTGAATCGGGAAGATGTATCGCGCTTAATCGTTGTCTCGGCCAACGTGGCCGATCGCGACCTCGGCAGCGTCGTCGGGGAGATTCAGTCCCAAATTCGCCAAAATGTCCCCTTACCCAAGGGCTACTTTATCCAGTACGGCGGCCAGTTCGAGGCGGAGCAAAACGCCACCCATAACCTGCTGCTCTATAGCGGTCTAGCGGCGATCGTCATCACCGTGTTGATGTTCTTTTCGGTGCAATCCTTCCCCGCCACCATTGCCATCATGATCAATCTCCCCTTGGCACTCGTGGGCGGTATTTTGTCCATCGCCCTCACCGGCGGGGTGATCTCGGTGGCTTCCCTGGTGGGGTTTATCACCCTGTTTGGCGTGGCGGTGCGCAATGGCCTCTTGCTTGTGGATAACTACAACCGCAAGTTTGCCCAAGGGATGCCGATTAGGGCGGTGATTACCCAAGGCTCCCTAGACCGGGTCAACGCCATTCTGATGACCGCCTTCACGTCGGCATTGGGGATGTTGCCCTTAGCGATCGCCCATGGCGCTGGTAACGAGATTCTGCAACCCTTAGCGATCGTCGTGCTGGGCGGACTAGTCACCTCCACCACCTTAACCCTCCTTGTGATCCCGGCCCTCTACGCCCAATGGGGTCGCTGGCTGATGCCCAAGCCCAAACGCACCGATCTAACCGATCTAAACATCACCCCCACCAGCAATCCATCACCTCAACCTAAGGTCATGGATATCCGTTGACGTACTCCCCCGCATAAATGACGGGGGATTCTGGGTTCAGACAGCAATTGCAGGCGTAGCCCGTCTTATCTTGCCTAGCCCAATGGACAACGCCTTGCCCATAAGGTGCTCACCCCGGAATTTTCCTTCGCGCTAGCGAACGCTTTTATCGTATCGCCACCGAATCAATTCGGTTATTCGCTTATATCCCCCGAATAAAATTCAGGGGGCTTTAAGCATCACGCTCGTAAGCCCTGGTGATGTCGGACGGTCTAGAAGGAACGGGGTCACCGCGATCGCTGCCTAGGCAGCGATCGCGGTGTTATTCTGGATTAACCCGTTATTCTGTGCCATTAAACCGGTGGATCTAGCAGCGTGCTACCAATTACTAGGACTGGAGTGGGGTTCGCCCTTGCCCGAAATCAAGGCGGCCTATCGTCGATTGGCGCGTCAGTATCACCCCGATATGCATCCCCACAATCCTACGGCGGTGCAGGCTCAGTTTGTGGCCTTGACCCACGCCTATGAACAGCTACTCCAAGCCCAGTCATTACCCGGCATCACCGCCTTTCCGGCTGCATCGGAGCAGGATCAACAGCTTAAACGCCAGGCCTACCGCAATTTACAACCCCTGTTGCGCAAAGGACGGTTTGCGCGGGCGGTGGCGTTGATCGAAGGCTTGGCGATTCGGCTGCCGGATGATCCAGAAGTGCGGCAATGGCAAGCGATCGCCTATTACCAATGGGGAAAATCCTTGATCGACCAAGGCCACGCCACCAAAGCGAAAATCTACCTCCGCAAAGCCCTCCGCACCGACCCCCACAACCGCACCCTCTGGGCCGAAGTGGAACACCAAGTCCACCGCCTCGCCCAAGTGCGCTAAGGGCTTAAGACTTTACATCCCCGTTTAAGGTGCTCGGATCAATCCCTAACTCGCGTAACTTAGCAAAGGCGCGATCGCGCTGCTGTTGTGCTTTGTCCCGCTGCTGTTGTGCTTCGTCTCGCTCTGCTAAGATGTCCCCCGGATCTTTGAACGGTTCCCCATCGGGATAGAACACCGCCAACCCCTCCGCCGCTGACCAGGTGAATTGAATACCCAACAGCGGCGATGACCACGGCAGAGTCAGGGGCATAATGCTCTCAAAATCATCGTCAACGCTAGAGCGCACATAGCCCATAAAATCGGGCAAATCAGGATTGTAGAGATAAAACTCTAATACCCCATACTCACGATAAAAATCGAGTTTTTTTAGCATTTCCAGAGCCGTATTACTCGGCGA
Coding sequences within:
- a CDS encoding efflux RND transporter permease subunit, with translation MVNSLLNQTLKTAIAQRWLIVGGAIAVTLWGLFSVTQMPLDVFPPFAPPQVDIQTEAVGLAPEAVETQITIPIESAVNGLPGVTTVRSSSKVGLSMVQIVFDQEADIYQARQAVTERLQQVTNQLPDNAHPPQISPLLSPLATILQYSFTTTDTGETALMELRRLVDVTLRNQILAVAGVSQVTVYGGDERQEQVLVDPERLRSRNVSLNEVTAAARGANANAPGGVLIGGGQELLVRGLGSVQSIADLQQSVVKVDQGNPILLQDVAEVKTGSALKRGDASFNGEPAVVLMINKQPAVDTPTVTQAVEAAIAELQPTFPADVQMTRTFRQADFIDAAIHNVSGSLLQGIVIVAVIMLLFLMNWRTAIITLSAIPLSLLVGLMFMKAFGLSINTMTLGGLVVAIGSVVDDSIVDMENCDRGLRQNQAQGNPKHPFQVVYETSVEVRLAVIFSTVIIIVVFAPIFSLTGVEGRIFAPMGLAYLFSIAASTLVAMTLSPALCALLLADQPLPPEGTVVSRWVERLYRPLLRLSLRSPQIILGAALAALVASAALVPSLGRVFLPEFQERSLVNSMVLFPGVSLDITTGAGKALANSLQDNPLYDWVQVRAGRAPGDADGAGVNMAHVDIELSAAALQDREASVQQLRAAFLQLPGVAPNIGGFISHRMDEVLSGVRSAIAIKIFGPDLAQLRSIGEQVRNRIEPIAGVVDLQLEPQLPIRQVQIQYDRTAAAAYGLRMDHLSELVETALNGRVVSQVEENQQFVDIVVSLPAAARSHLDAIRAIPLSTPTGEMISLGDVATVDYGMGANVVNREDVSRLIVVSANVADRDLGSVVGEIQSQIRQNVPLPKGYFIQYGGQFEAEQNATHNLLLYSGLAAIVITVLMFFSVQSFPATIAIMINLPLALVGGILSIALTGGVISVASLVGFITLFGVAVRNGLLLVDNYNRKFAQGMPIRAVITQGSLDRVNAILMTAFTSALGMLPLAIAHGAGNEILQPLAIVVLGGLVTSTTLTLLVIPALYAQWGRWLMPKPKRTDLTDLNITPTSNPSPQPKVMDIR
- a CDS encoding J domain-containing protein encodes the protein MDLAACYQLLGLEWGSPLPEIKAAYRRLARQYHPDMHPHNPTAVQAQFVALTHAYEQLLQAQSLPGITAFPAASEQDQQLKRQAYRNLQPLLRKGRFARAVALIEGLAIRLPDDPEVRQWQAIAYYQWGKSLIDQGHATKAKIYLRKALRTDPHNRTLWAEVEHQVHRLAQVR
- a CDS encoding Uma2 family endonuclease; translated protein: MVQAPRSLQVLYPDSDGQPMAENTLQYDWIVRLVANLKYLLRDRTAFVAGDLLWYPVRVTEPPVPCQAPDVLVALDRPPGRRGSYKQWEEAGIAPQVVFEILSPSNTALEMLKKLDFYREYGVLEFYLYNPDLPDFMGYVRSSVDDDFESIMPLTLPWSSPLLGIQFTWSAAEGLAVFYPDGEPFKDPGDILAERDEAQQQRDKAQQQRDRAFAKLRELGIDPSTLNGDVKS